cgactttggtaagttagCATTTgaaaacatacatcgaaccttctccatgattgttctgttcatttgttctgcaacaccattttgctgtgaagtatgacgaactgtcaggtgtctcacgatcccttttaacttgcacaatctattaaacttatcaaaatagaactctaagtcattgtctgtacggaggtattttatctgttttcccatctatttttcaatcataattttccaagacttaaatgcggaaaacaaaTCACTTTTTTGTTTCcagaagaacgcccaaacttttctggaaaaatcatcaataaaggttagatattattagctccacctcttgaaggcactctggatggcccccacaaatcagaatgaatatactccaacattcccttcgtgttatggattcatctggtgaatcgaactcttttTTGCTTCCTAAAAACAAAATGCttacagaaattcagtttgcaaattccttactCATCAAGAAGTCATTttttgctcaattctgtcatgtcattctcactcatatgccctaaacgcatatgccaaagtttagtaatatcatcatctaacaaggaaGAAGAAATGACAGCTGGATCatcagtaacagtagaaccctacaaaacatataacttggcagttttttcctgccctttcatcacaacaagggaacctttggaaatattTAAAATCTCGCTTTCAGCTgtatatctgtacccttttgaatcaagagtactcaacgaaatttcttttcaattctggaacatgtcctacgtcactaagtgttctgataactccatcaaacatcttaactttaattgttccaacacttgcgattttacatgaagcattatttccaaTCAAAACAATACCTTTagacactatttcgtaagttgtaaaccaatcccaattaggactcatgtggaaggtgcagcctgaatcaagtatccattcTTCGCTTattttagaatcattgacagaagcgactagaagttcaccatcgctgtagacttctacaacatcagtttcaccgaaattttctggttgttttcccttttgattcgcagcctcccttttaatcttgttttgtagcttatagcactcagagttaatgtgccctttctttttgcagaagttacaagttttacctctatttgaagactttgatctacctttagatttattACGAGGATTCTGTTCTTGTTTCCTTCCACGATCATTATCAGCATTCCAATCTTGTCTCCCATAAGCAATGAGACTTTCTCCCTGAGAgttgggtttaaccacaagatacttcatttcatcatacgaggtcaaagaattataaacctcatcaactgtgagagactcacggttatataaaatcgtgtctctaaaggttgaataagacgggggcaacgaacaaagtagaatcaaccttagatcttccttatcatactgaacctccatggcctccaagtttgagaaaatttctttaaacactgttaagtgttcgtgtacagacgcaccttcctccaaacgataagtataaagacgctgcttcatatgcaacttgcttgttagagttttcgacatacatatttgttctagcctcttccataatgcagcggcgggtcttctctttcatcacatcttacaaaatttcgttggacaaatgcagatgtaattgtgttaatgcctttcgatccttacgcttcttctcttcatctgttaacgtcgaaggcatcttatctatccctagcagggcatcctctagatccatttacgcaagaactgcttgcattttaatttgccacaacgcaaatctggtgttgcgatccaacagcgaaatttcatacttcaaaaacGTCATTACCATGATCGTGATGAACAACCCcgaagctctaataccaatttatgaaaaaataaaaataaaataaaaaacacacaattttttacgtgaaaaccctttcaggaaaaaaccacgagcagaggagaagaaaattcattatgtcgagttcgaataattacaagaggaatagactatgtctatttataggcttgtaaagccatattctagtaagactgaaacaccttattctaattaatatcaaatagatggaatttaataaggtttaaaaaaccttattctaaaataaaataaaagaagtgtaattctatatggattcttcttttattttattttaccactatattttacttaaataaggattcgggtcactaaATTCTAACAAAAACCCACTGATTATTAAAAACTTTTTTCTTTAACACATGTATTGGTTTTGTTAAATACTTATCATATATTGATATTTCTTAATACATGTacctaaatcatttttaaattaaaacaatttttttgtcaATCAACATTAGTTTGTTGATTTATCTTATTAAACCTTTAACAAAGAAAAGTAATAATTTAGTTTTAAGTGCTCTTTTATtagatattaattaattaattactttttacataaaaattattcCCAGCTGATCTTTATTAACAACATtctttttaatctatttatttgaaATTGGATGAACTCTGTTCACTGTTTTAAAGTTATTTGATAAACAATTTATTTGGTTATTAAATGCTTAAAAATTGATAAGTTGATATCTGAACTAATtggatattttattttgatttatcatCCAATATTACAAGTCAcatcatatttttattaatattactaATACCATGCACCTTCCATTACTAAATcaattttaattaacattttaatctTCACAGcccataaaaactaaaaatttcacatcaagtgacccttaaaaatatttttttaattttttcactaacaatgaaattgataaaaattcatGAACAAATGTTAAAGTTTATGTTTTCACTCACAGAAAGGCATCCCTTAACCTAGTCTAAATTAAATATCATACCACTTTATCAAATGCATACTTGTATTAAATATTTACTATATTTAATActtaattaatagttaaattaccATCTAGTTCAACAACTAATCAAACTAAATGAACCGGCAAGCAAAGGCTTCACCGGCTTCTCCTCCTATCCGAATTTGTAAACATAATTCAACATTTTAAAGGTACAAGGTAGAGTTACAGCAGCCATTGGACTTGTTAACTGATGCTCCGTTGTTACAAACTGAAGAAAATTGAGAAATTTCCAGGCAGAATCTGAAATTGGGGGATGAAATTGAACCAAGTATAACAATAATTTGACCAAAAGATTGTTTAAGTTTCAAGCCAAGTCAAGGTTCCCATAATAAGATATTTGCTTGGCAATTCCCCAGCTGATGGTGCAAGGTATGTGATTTTCTTCCTGCAATCCACAAAATTGTGAATAACAACTGTAAAAGAAATTGGAGTTAAAAACTGATCATCAAAGCTCAGGATCCCAACCTCTGAATATCAATGTCAGTGATGTAAATAAAGCCCGCTACATTACTGCAAACAGAAAGCAAGCCAATTGTTAGTTGGTTGTTCAATGCGTAAACTCATAGTCATATAAGCCAGTAGTGTGCTGCACACATCACAAAATGGTACCTAAGTTTCTAGGACTTGGGGGTATGTTCAATTTTTCTCAAAGATATGGAAGGTCCTTGGCGAATCATAACCCCATGTTCATGAGCAAACATGCGTTGAACAAGGGTGTTTCAAGAGAAATGAAGAGTCAGAATAACATGGAAACAAACCAAGGTTAGATTTGCATAACAAGTTGATGGTAGTGATTGTGGTAGCAGTCAATTTGAACACTCAAAAACAGTATAAACCTTAGAAATTATTCCCAATGACTGAAGActagaaatttataaaattgcTAAGGAGATGCTTTCTGTACTTGCGCTGTAAGATGGGAGTCTTGTTGACTTACATGGGATAGATCTAAAATATCACTTGTGCTTCTTGACATTCAAGAAAGAACAACAAACCTAGACAAAATTTGATCAGGCTCCTTGGCATATGAAACAGCAAGAACCATATGAAGCAAATCCCGGTCAATATTCACAGGTGTTACTCTTAGTGGGTTAGCAATAGGATCTGCACCAATTGGCAAAGCCGATCTTGGTGCCTGCGGACCACCGCCAATTCGATAGACAAGCAGATCACTGAAGTTTGCAATATTAGAATGCGGGGAAAGATCATTTGCAAGGCCGTAGAAGTACTCCTGGTAGAATTGGCAGCATGTATGTGCTTTGTCAGAAGGATGAAAATAAAATGCAAAGTTTACGAAATCAAGAGAAATGCCTTCTAAATAAAGGAGCAAGTtatagaaaatagaaagaaactaGCTTTTCAAGGCATCAATGAATTGGACTATCACGATGCAATCAAAATGAAGTATAAATTTGGTCCCCTAAACGCAAGAAGACCCTTGAAACAAAAACGATTATCCATTACCTTGTGATGTCAACAATTGTCATTTATCATTCTTCATGCTTACTATTATTTTCTCACTAGAAAAGGTATGTCACAACTCACAATAATGGATTTCTGGTGAAACAAGCACGAAAGGAAACTAcaagaaaataatgaaagaatCTATCCACAGATTGGAAATGTTGCATTTACCCTTATCCTGTAACCCCTAGACTTCTGACGATATTTTGCATTTCTTGATACAACACCGCCAGACTTCTGAAGCTTCACAACATCCACATTAGGCTTACTTTTTGCTACAGCCTTAAGCATGCTGAAAAGTTTTTCCTGCAAAGAGATTAGATAGATTACTTCATAAACAAATACAACCAGGAAACAAGAAAGatcatatattataaatttaggaATGATTCCGGAAGCAATGATAGCATTTGGACTGAAGGCTACGAGTTAGAAGTCTAAAGCAAAACATAACCATAAAAGAAAAGATAACATCAAAACAATGCTTCAAGAAGTGCTCAGTTTGAACAAGTAGAAAGGATAAAGTTGTTGATTACCTGACCCAAAACCAAGACAACATTGGCCTTGAATGTATCAATTGCATGGAGAAGCAACTGCAGTAAGATATGTTACATCAAAATCATTCCGAAACACCAAAAAGAAAGGAGAGAGACAATAATACTTCTTATATCAATGCAAGAAACAGTCACTTTATCAGCATTTACATCGTCATAAGGTTTAGACTTTATTACCTCGTAGCCAGTACCTTCTATCCAACCCATAGTATTGATAACCATGCCTGCAGCTCGAGACTCAGCATTACGAGCAAATTGAGTCTCCAGCATTTGAGCCAGCTCATTCACGAGTGTCTTATATAAATCTACATTATTGCTGCAGAACAGCAAGATCCATGAATATCATAACTAGTAATGAAAATTGAATCTAACAAAAAGCATTTGGCCAGATAAATTTTCTCATATGTATCAATCAGGCCATCTTTTAGCCAAAGAAAGTATACTacaacaaaaaaacataaaaattacttacCTAGGAGTTGTATGGCCGTAAAAATAAACAAGAGGCATCTCAAGAGGAATTCCTTCCACAGGATCAATGGGCAGTTCAATAGGTGTAGCAGCGATACATCCAGGAACTGTTATAGACCCTTGGCCTATATCTAAATCCACAAAGGTAGGTTTCCAACCTTGTTTAGCTGCCCAACTAAGAAGCATCCTTGATAAGGTGCTCTTCCCAGAATCAGTAGGCCCCACAACAATCACTCTGGGTCCCTGGACCACCAAAAAGATCACATTGAGATAAAAACAAGGTTGCGCATGAGTGTTAATAGGAGCAGTAAATAACATAGAGTAGGCAAAGCAGAAGAGAAATAAAGGAACCAAAATAAATCCTGCAAGGGTATTATAAATGCCATAAATGGATGGTAAGTGCAATATAACAATAGTAGCTCTAAGCTAAAGCCCGAGTTGTCTTAACTTAAAACCAAATCTCATACTTGTTTAAAGCCTACATGCCTGGACCCTTCATTTTCTCTGAACACCCATGTCTTACAACTATTTTTGAAACATCATCGGACATGAGTGCTAGATATGGAtccttcaaatatataaaaaattaaaaaggaaaaaaaaaacaaaaaacaagcaTCAAGAATATAGCTGTATCCAACACTCACTCTCAACCCTAGACTATTCATTGCAAGTACTCTGTTATAAGAAAGAAACGATAAAATACCTGGGATGCCTCAGAGTCATTTGGTGACAAAGCTTTAGCACGGTTTCTTCGTCCTTCGAGTACAGCATGTACATTCACGTAACTGACCATAGGTGTCTGCAAATCAACCATTGCAACAGCATCAGCAAAGACTATGTACAATTTCAGGACTGCCGTTCATTTTACATTACAAATAaaacatctatatatatatacacacaaactTAAGATTCTAACTTTTAAAGAAATAGTTACCTCATCTGCCGTATAATCAGTTTCAGTAGCACCATCCATCTCAATTGTAGCACCATACCAAGTGAAAACCTATAAATGAACAAATTCTCTTTAACACCACATGGTATAAACATATcagcaatgcatgaaaagaagcAATATGTTGTAACATAATGGATAAAGCAATTGAAAACCAGAAACGCATCAAATAAAGATTACAAATCAAAGAAAGTACATCAAGTTTTACTTAAATTCCTTCTTAATGAAATTATTTGCAGAAAATCATCGTTTCAATAAAACCCCATTATCACTGACAAAATTTGACAAATTTCAAACTTCCATATAAGATTGCATACAAAAAATCTAAGAACATATAAATATTCCTTCTTTCTTTTCAAGGAAAAAGAATCTTCTAAACTTACAGCGAATTTGAGGCGAGGGGGGAAAGTAAGCCACATCTCAGGGGCCAATTCGGACCCGAAAATCTCGGCTGAGCCGTTAAGTAATCGAAGTTTAAGCGGCGTTTCATTACACACCTCGATTCTCAGCTCGCTTTCTCTCTCTAACTTCACTTGCTTAATAGTCGACGCCGACGCGGAGCCACCAATCGCCGGCGGCGCCGTCATAGTCGTTGCACCTCCGTAGGACATGGTTTGCAGGCAGAGTTAATTATGGGATTGCCGGACCTTTTTATAATTGGGGGGTTTATATAGGGTTTTAATGACCCGAACCGTTTGAAAAGTTGGGAAGTTAAAACGCCTTTTGGGCACGTTAGTACCTATTTGTCAATTCAATATGAGTTTAAGtgcattaaaatatattatttttttgaaatgcatataaaataatttaaatttatatgaaatgatcaactaatttttttaataaaataaataaatacctaATACTTAAATTGATTAATCTTATAATAACCCTAATTTCTTACAATTATTTTCTAAAGAAAATTGAATGTAAAGATTATCCAAAAATTTTTACCCTAAGACTTCAATTACATAGTAAAATGGGTGCTTTTAGGTCTCATTTTAAGACTTTTCATCACCCAAAACTTACGGCACGTTTGGTTCATTGGAATGGAATAAGATTATAATGGAATAGATCTGTAATGGAATAAAGCTGTAATCAATCATTCAATTGTTTAGTTGAATGGAATAGAATAGaattgtaatagtattcttgtgtttggttgaatgaaatagatttgtaATAGTATAAGGAAAAAAGCTAAAATAACTAAAGTACCCTTaacaaaattcttttaaatagatgattattagtattaaattttaataggattattattgatataatttaataaaaatagtatataatataataacattcttaatataaatctttttatattaaattatattaaaagattttttatttttatataaaataattctttaccaaaaaattaaaaattagacataaatattacaactttaaaggttttttgttttaaaaaaaatggtaattttacaccTCTAAATCTCTTGCCAATTTTCAGTGTAGAGACCAAGACTCTTTGCCCATGATATTTTGCTTTTTGGTTCGAATTTCagtgataaagaaatgaaaaagaaatgaagtTCAAAACCAGAGAGGTGAATAAAATAAATAGGAGAACCTAGAAATTAAAAAAGGCTATCCAGTTGAAGGAGGAAGGTAAAGGTGAGGGTtgaaaaggcaaaaaaaaaaaaaaatcatattcaaCACCTATTTAATGGTGAGGGAAGGAAACGACTATACAATCTCTTCCTAAATAGGAATGGATTCAATGCACGTCATAATAAACATTACAACCAATTAAACATTAATTTGATGGTGGGTCTATCTAATTGGACTGTAATCTATTCCTCTTCCTTCCAACTAAACATGCCCCTTAAAAAAcatatatcaatattttcatattcAGTTACATATTTAGATGAAATGTTATATGTGAATTCAAGATTTAGCAACAGCAACAAACTATAAccaaataaactaattaaaaaaattagggaaGGCTAGACTTTTTGTTTATTAGGGTGAGGATAGCTATTGTGTTGAATCAGCGGAAGCACCATTTTCTGTTGGTGCATTatacatatgtatttataaatattaaataataatattaaatatattttaaatataaattatatatcaatTATATAAAACACTCATTAATAAACTCTACAAATAAAAATCTATCATTcaataaaatccaaaattaagaagaaaaaaagaagttagAAGGGTGAGTGGAgatctttttctttcataatcAGGTGAtgaaggtttttatttatttattatattttagtttttatatttaaaatctaaaaatatgtttcgggaaaaaaatttaaagtttaaaagtCTTTTTTGATTGGTCAATACATTTCAATTAAGTTTGTATAGCATGataataaatagttaaaatatttatatttttatcattatttatgcGTTGACCGATGCACTATATTTTGGTATAGGCCGAAATTTTCACTAGCATGAAAATGGGTGTTGCTTGTTCTGTTTTATTGTTAGAACAATATACACATACTGATACAATTGAAATCAATACAAAACCGATAACCCAatctaaaatatgaatttttcttttaaaataaggataaataaatgcTCATATCCAATATTTATTCCATTTTTATGCAAGTCTTAAACTGCCTATACcccaacctttaaaattttaaaatactgaCCTAGGATAGGAtctccaaaaaaaattttaaatatggaaACAAACTGAGCCCAATATAATGGTAAAGAAATAAAAGGCCGAAAAGCCCAGAGACCAAATAGTAGAAAACCAGATTTTGCGAACCAAAAGTCcaaaacaaataaacaataaaattgtGCAAAACCGCCAGATTGTGGAGATGCGGGGTATCGATCCCCGTACCTCTCGCATGCAAAGCGAGCGCTCTACCATCTGAGCTACATCCCCTAtttgttgtattttttaaaactatagaAAATAAATTTGAGTTACGTTTGTTGTCTTGTATCATTGTGATTTCGCCTATCTCAGCTTCCTTTGCTTTTCAAAGGGAAAgataaaaagaagaataaaaactGTGTTTTTTTCTAGTGTGTGTTTGACGGTTTGAGCGACAAAAATGCTGCGGAAGCTGCTTTTTCGACAAGCCCCCAGAGCTCATCGATTCCTGTCTACTCAGTCAACGCTTCCTTTACTCAGCAAATGCTCTGTTTTCTCTTATTGTTCATCATCACGACCTGAAATCCCTCCTAGTAATTCCATCGAACACCTTGAAGATCAACCCACCAACACCATTACCATTGATCGCTCTGGACTATATAGTGCCCCTGGTAACTTTTTCAGCTTCTCTCCATCTCTATATTCTTATCATTTCacttcattttttattaatttttttttggtgggAATGTTTAAGAGCATTCTCATGAACCCTCCACAGACTCTGAACTTGTTAAGCATCTCAAAGGCATTATTAAGGTTAGTAAAAAGGGTCTGTTTTGATGTAATAAATTATGggttttgttacttttgttgttAAAGTTTTATCTTCAGTTCAATGCATTGAAACCATCAACATTAGCATTCAACTGCAGTATCATTAGGACACTGGTTAGTGAAAACCCACGAACTTATACTCTTAATGTCTCCTTTTACTACTTGAAACTTGAATTGAAACTGTGTATTTTGTGCTTTGGAACATTGGGTTTTATTTGCTGCCTTGTCAGTTTCGTGGTGGGCCGATATCTGTGGCAGAATAATATGGAAGAAGTCTTAACAAATCCCAAGGCTGGGTTCTATATTAACCGGGATATCTTTGGAGCTGAAGGTGATTTCATAACATCTCCTGAAGTAAGCCAGATGTTTGGAGAGGTAACTCAGCTTCTAATGAATTTGTGAATGTGAAGGAATATTGACGGagacaatttaattttctttcctATTGGCATTATTTTAGATGGTTGGTGTTTGGGCTATGTGTTTATGGGAACAAATGGGACAACCAAAGAGGGTGAACTTGGTTGAGCTTGGCCCTGGCAGAGGAACTCTAATGGCCGATCTTCTTCGTGTATGATAGTCACTTGTATTTCTCACTCAAGTTTACTTCTAAATGTAAAAGATATGCAAGTTAGTGCTTTAAAGTCTTCATTTGGTTAGTTTTATGAGAACATAATATGGCATGTTTTTAAAAACGTGTTGGTTTTTTCTCCTTATAGGGtgcatcaaaatttaaaaattttacggaGTCATTGCATATACACATGGTAGAATGTAGCCCTGCATTGCAAAAACTTCAGCACCAAAGCTTGAAATGCATGGATGAAGAAAATACCAGTGAAGGTGTTGATAAAAGGTCTCTAAGCACATTGGCTGGAACACCTGTATCGTGGCATGCAACACTGGAACAGGTTCCATTTGGATGTATGGCATTAACTTTCAAGATTTTTCTTCTCTGAAAAGAAAGCAGCCAAATACCCTTTGGTTTATGAAAACAGTTCAATTATCCTATTTATATTCTATATAGTTTATTGATTGAGTTAAAAAATAACATGATCTGTTCTTACCTTGATGTTTTGAATCACTTGCTCATGTTGCAGTGCCGACCATAATTATAGCCCATGAGTTCTATGATGCACTGCCAGTTCATCAATTTCAGGTTTGCCACATGCATTCTGATAGTAGGGGCTAACCGAATAGCTGTTGTTTCTGTATCCAAGTCTATTAGTAAGAGTAGGATTGCCTGTGCCAGCTGTTCTTTGCATCCTGAATATTAAATCCATGGAACTTTAAAATGTTGACATAGAAATTTTAACTTTAGAGAGCCTTTATTTGGGTTACTGTCATTATATGAAGTTTCTGTTTTAATTTGCAGCTTGATTTCAGACGCACTAtcatatttatgaaaattgtAAGAGACATGTTACGTATCAATTGTCTACGGATAATATGAGATAATGAATAAATCCATTGTAGTTTGAAGATTATACAACATAATATACATCTAGCCTTGTAAGATGTGGACCGAGTTAATGATTTATGCTTTGAACAATGTATAGAAATTGTCATATTGTTATGTAGTCGGGAGTTGTCATCTTTAAGTTAGACATCTAAACTCTTGTAATTTTAAAGTTCCCATACTGTTAATTATATAGCTTGTCATCTGCCATTTCATTTGCATTGCTTTAATTAAGAAGTTGTTTGCAGAGGGGTTCTCGTGGCTGGTGTGAGAAAATGATAGATGTCACGGAAGATTCATCGTAAGAATTTGAGATCTACTCTCCCGACATTCAATCACCTTTctaatttaaggaatttagttGTTTGATACTTCCTTGTGTATGGGTTTAGGTTCCGCTTTGTTCTATCTCCACAGCCTACACCTGCAACTCTTTACCTAATGAAGCGCTTCAAGTGGGCTGTGCCCAAAGAAGTTGAGAAACTTAATCAAATTGAGGTTTGCCCCAAAGCAATGGACTTAACTAGTACACTTGCGAAGAGAATAGGTGTTGATAGAGGTGGAGCACTTATTATCGATTATGGCCTGAACGGAGTAGTGTCAGATAGTCTGCAGGTATAGCGGCTCACCATTCATCAATGATTTAATGAAAAAACAGACAATTAACTGATTCTAGCTTTTTGTCACTCTAACAGTTATAAAAAATCACTTTTCTTTAGTTTCATCTGCATCATTTTCGTAACCATTAAACATGTGCAGGCAATTCGGAAGCACAAGTTTGTTAACATACTTGACAACCCTGGGAGTGCTGATCTTAGTGCATATGTCGATTTTGCATCAATCAAGCACTCTGCTGAGGAAGCTTCAGGTTTGCATTTCTGTTTTATCTTCCATACGAGTGTCTGGTTGTATTAAGCATGTTTTATTTTGAAAGGAGTTCGGGATAAAATctgtgaaagaaaaaataatgactaaatttcatGGTTCCAACATTGTTTTTTCAGATGATGTATCTGTTCATGGCCCTATTACTCAGTCTCAGTTCCTTGGTTCACTTGGAATAAACTTCCGAGTTGAAGCTCTGCTACAAAACTGCACTGATGAACAAGCTGAAGCTCTAAGGACTGGATACTGGCGTTTAGTCGGTGACGGTGAAGCCCCCTTTTGGGAGGGACCAGAGGAACAAGTACCTATCGGGATGGGAATCCGTTACATGGCAATGGCCATTGTTAACAAGAAGCAAGGCATCCCAATACCATTTCAGTGAAGTTTTAAACAATATTGCTAAATTATCTTTTCCTGTTACAATTGAATAAAAGCAGGATTTTGTTCTGTCTAAATCTTCGTTCAAGTTCCAGCTATGATGATGGAATGCACTTAtaaattctttttgttcttcaGTGTTCCATATACCCTTTTTTTTATGACGGTCAAAGAATAACCCAGAACTCAAAGAAGTCTAAAATTTTCACTTATGGATACCTCTATTTTGATCTTTGATATTCATATCAAGTATTCACATTCAAATCCGAACAATTACAAGCAAAAATCCTAAATATCCAAATGTAATCATATAAAAAGATGACAATTTCCCAAGGGAAGAAACAACTAGTGCTACGCGCTTCATACTCTTCCATTAAAGCCTTTGTTTTCACTATCCTTACAGTTGATCACTCTGCAAGCAAACCTTGTATTTCCACACTCATCCCCAAGCTTGGATCGTAATTGGTCAACTAACTGCAACGTCAATGAGCgaacaaataaaagaaatattcatGTACGAAGGGTTCTGTCATCGAAACAATATAAATTGATACTAACCTCAGTTTCAGAAAGTTGATCAGCATTACTATCATATCTGAATGTAAGAGTGTCTAGGCAACTGCAACATCTCAAAAAGTCAGCTATATCAATGTCCTTCAAGTTGTTTAAATCGACAACTGATGCTTCCAAATGTTCCAAATGTCGGAATGTTATGTTTTGCAGTTGAGCATGGTTTGACAAGGCCTGCAGAAACCAGAGACGTCAATACTCAAACAGTGTGTTTATCAGACATTTTGCCAGACACAGGCAACAAGGAACATAAAGATGTAAGGTGGCTTGTACCGCAATAATCTGAAAGTTCAATTGCAGACTTTTGGCATATCTTACACTGTAAATAAACTCAACTAAGCCATTACTATTGAATTCCTTGCACATATAATCTCCAATGCCCAAAGTTGATGAATAAGGTACAGCGAGATTAATGATGGCTTTGGATAGTGACCGCAAGTTGTCTGAATAGATCCTGCATCTGCTCAAAGATGCTTCTGGGAGACTAAAACTTAGTTCCATTGTCAAACACAATGTTTGAAGTTGTTCTGCTGAGATTCTAACATCAAAGGAGCCATAAATTTCACAGTTGGAGATTTGCAGATCCTTGAGACAAGGTGCATTGACATTGAGATACAAGTTATCAAAGCCACATTTACAGAT
The sequence above is drawn from the Gossypium hirsutum isolate 1008001.06 chromosome A05, Gossypium_hirsutum_v2.1, whole genome shotgun sequence genome and encodes:
- the LOC121229591 gene encoding uncharacterized protein; protein product: MSHSCRSLKVLNLVDVDGIKDLNISNSCLKALTVSSCSAIKPRDLYYRYTRWYDTAPEDSIIFIHCSSLEKLEICKCGFDNLYLNVNAPCLKDLQISNCEIYGSFDVRISAEQLQTLCLTMELSFSLPEASLSRCRIYSDNLRSLSKAIINLAVPYSSTLGIGDYMCKEFNSNGLVEFIYSVRYAKSLQLNFQIIAALSNHAQLQNITFRHLEHLEASVVDLNNLKDIDIADFLRCCSCLDTLTFRYDSNADQLSETEVSINLYCFDDRTLRT